One stretch of Nomascus leucogenys isolate Asia chromosome 7b, Asia_NLE_v1, whole genome shotgun sequence DNA includes these proteins:
- the LOC100579716 gene encoding uncharacterized protein LOC100579716, giving the protein MGQSGKDCSSLIAVCHPSHIPLRRRKVKSRKKPTSEVTTPRRPGGLNAAAPKEEAAVLSEEGQQVKSPGEEAPSPIPAEQEVAGTPDWEVRTAPCFNWNVSSVGLTEQPWSTAEWEAAGQGGSAGGWLNPKTSRPSCHPRGARTSVQS; this is encoded by the exons ATGGGCCAGTCGGGGAAGGACTGCTCGTCACTCATAGCTGTGTGTCACCCCTCCCACATCCCTCTGCGGAGACGCAAAGTCAAGAGTAGGAAGAAGCCAACCTCGGAG GTCACGACCCCCAGGAGACCTGGAGGACTGAATGCTGCTGCCCCCAAGGAGGAGGCTGCCGTCTTATCCGAGGAGGGACAGCAGGTGAAGTCCCCAGGGGAGGAAGCACCTAGCCCCATTCCTGCTGAGCAGGAGGTGGCAGGTACCCCAGACTGGGAGGTAAGGACAGCCCCGTGCTTCAACTGGAACGTGTCCAGCGTGGGTCTGACTGAGCAGCCATGGAGCACTGCAGAGTGGGaggcagcagggcagggaggCAGTGCTGGAGGCTGGCTCAACCCTAAGACCAGCAGGCCAAGCTGCCATCCCAGGGGAGCGAGGACGTCTGTGCAGAGCTGA